One region of Corvus moneduloides isolate bCorMon1 chromosome 1, bCorMon1.pri, whole genome shotgun sequence genomic DNA includes:
- the DSCC1 gene encoding sister chromatid cohesion protein DCC1, which translates to MEVVARSSERAGAAMRSRAEVDATLQTAKLNPAELLPAVHCLSFGPQAGGGECCLLQLEPGLCAELEAGHSLVIRGEKDEHAVLCSKDKTYDMKIADTSNMLLFVPGCKTPEELNADPASCNVIHSQIAGFSNNYWELRRCRPKLKKLRKLLMEYPYDGPDSQKDQTLTFSKYTTEDLLSLIQASEEEILHQLQVIDACKIEGYWRILDFDYEMKLLNHVTQLIDSESWPLSKVPLCACLEELGSLEPREMIEHILVSYGRKYVDAGEVFFEMCEDKICRAIAQMLLQNAVKFNLSEFEEVWQQSVPEGMTTRLDQLQGLALVDKSSRPETICLLKVEELPEDNQERFNSLFGIREKWTEVDITPYIQDLCAEKQTVGALLTKYARSSMLNGVKVYNSRRPIS; encoded by the exons ATGGAGGTCGTGGCGCGGAGTTCGGAGCGAGCGGGGGCCGCCATGCGGAGCCGCGCCGAGGTGGACGCCACGCTGCAGACGGCCAAGCTGAACCCGGCGGAGCTGCTGCCGGCCGTGCACTGCCTCAGCTTCGGCCCGCAGGCCGGCGGCGGCgagtgctgcctgctgcagctggaaccGGGGCTCTGCGCCGAGCTGGAGGCGGGGCACAG cctagTAATCCGTGGTGAAAAGGATGAACATGCAGTGTTGTGCAGCAAAGATAAAACTTACGACATGAAAATAGCAGATACCTCAAATATGCTCCTGTTTGTTCCTGGTTGCAAAACTCCAGAGGAGCTGAATGCAGATCCGGCATCTTGTAACGTTATTCATTCACAG ATTGCTGGTTTCTCCAATAACTATTGGGAATTAAGGAGATGTCGACCAAAACTGAAGAAACTGAGGAAGCTTTTAATGGAATATCCATATGACGGGCCTGATAGTCAGAAAGATCAGACTTTGACATTTTCAAAG TATACAACAGAAGATTTGTTAAGTTTGATTCAGGCAAGTGAAGAAGAAATACTCCACCAATTGCAAGTTATAGATGCCTGCAAAATTGAAG GATATTGGAGAATCCTAGACTTTGACTATGAGATGAAACTCCTGAATCACGTGACTCAGCTAATAGACTCAGAGTCCTGGCCTTTGAGTAAGGTTCCTCTATGTGCCTGCCTTGAAGAACTTGGATCTCTAGAACCCAG agagatGATAGAACACATTCTTGTAAGCTATGGCAGGAAATACGTTGATG CAGGGGaggttttctttgaaatgtgtgAAGATAAAATATGCAGAGCTATAGCACAAATGCTTTTGCAAAATGCAGTTAAATTCAATCTATCAGAGTTTGAAGAAGTCTGGCAACAGAGTGTCCCTGAGGGGATGACAACAAGGCTTGATCAGCTCCAG GGCTTGGCTCTTGTGGATAAAAGTTCAAGACCAGAGACCATCTGTCTGCTAAAAGTAGAAGAGTTACCTGAAGACAACCAGGAAAGATTCAACAGCTTATTTGGCATACGAGAAAAGTGGACAGAAGTGGATATTACCCCTTATATACA AGACTTGTGTGCAGAGAAGCAGACTGTTGGTGCTCTTCTGACAAAATATGCTCGCTCCTCAATGCTGAATGGTGTTAAAGTTTATAATTCTAGAAGACCCATCTCATAA